A region of the Rhodospirillaceae bacterium genome:
TTCAAAATCTTCCTGTTTTTTAATCCAGAATTTATTTTTCACCATATAGGTACGGATATGCGTTTCTGCTGCCAAGGCCGCGTCCCAATAATCGGATTCTGATTTTGTCTCATCGCCCGAAACCTCTGCGAAAGCCATACAAAAAACGAGAAATATCTTTTCTTTATCGGTTGCTGATTTCCATGCCGTCCCGCCGAGGCTTTCCCAAATAGACAGGTTCATCTCGCCATAAACTTTTGGCGCCCGCTCAAAGAACAGCCGGTGCAAGCCGCCTTCGTTCAGCGAACTTGCGAGTTTCTGCTCCTTGTAGATATCGGTTGCCGCATAAGTGCCACAGACAGGACAGGTGTCATCTTCATAGGCATTTTTCTTGTAAATGTGAGAGCAGCGCGTTTTATTCGCCAATTCATTTTTACACAGCAAATAAGTATCGGAGACTTCTTCACCGTCTTGCTGTCGACCGATCCAATTAAACCGGTTCATGTACTTCATATGAGAACGTCGTGTGCTCCAAAGGCTCCATTCTAATTTTTCCACTGGACCAAATGTGCTCCAGTTTGAGCTAACATCGATGACAATGCATTTGTCCTTGCCCGGTGCCGAACGCAATCCACGTCCCACTGACTGGCCCCACAGCACCTTCGACAAGGTAGGGCGAAGATGGACGATGATGTTGCAATAGGGATTATCCCAGCCCTCCGCGAGCACTCCCACCGATACCATGGCCTCAATGTCGCCGCGTTCGTGGCGGGCCAAAAGCTTCATTCGCTCCTTGATCGACGTCCCGGCGGTGATGATCGTGGCCTTGATGCCGAATTGCTGTATTTTGTGCAATGTTACTTCCGCAACACTGATATCGGCGCAGAACCAGGCCGAGATGGGTTTCCCTGAAACCTTTAATCGCTCTTCGTTATAACTCCATGTCGCATAGTCGATCATCGATGATTTGATGATTGCAGGAGCCAGTTTAGTGACCGGAAAATCACCCGAACTGATATCAATGCTATCCAGGTCCAGGTCATGCACAAAATGGGGCCGGTAGACCGGGTGCACCAGAACACCCTCTTCAATTAAGTCCTCAATATTTGCACAATCGATAATGGTATCGAAGGCAAGATTAAGCTGGTCACGCTGATCGTTTGTTATTCGTTCAGGCGAAGCTGTCAGCCCTATAAAGTGAGCCTCGGCTTTACCGTTCTCGTTGAAATTATCAATGATCCGTTTGTAGGCTGTTCCATTGGGCGATACACGGTGCGCCTCGTCGACAATGATGAGATCGGCCTTCGATATAGCGTCCGCTAACATCTCCTTGGCGCGCATATTTGTCGAGAGCAAAATATCGTAACCCTCAAAAGCATGCCCCGTGTCGGAAGTTGCTAACTTGCGAACAGTGTGTTTCTTGCTGAGAGCCTTTTCGAGTTGTTCCAACAGCACAAGTCGGTGGCAGAGAACGACAATCTTCTTGTCCTTATAGAACCGCTCCACAATCTCGCTCGCGAGCACGGTCTTGCCTGCGCCAGTTGGCGCTTTCAGGATAAATCTGCGGTATTGACTAATAATCGACGGGAATTTATCGATGATTTTTTGTTGCCAGTTCCTGAGATGCATTGAAAGCCCAAAATAATGAATGGATGAACGCGTCCCCTGAAAGGGGGGTGCCAGGGAAAATTAGCGTGAGTTGGGAACGATCCTTACGTCGCCTCTATTGAGGCAAAACACAATCGGACACCTTATACTTAATTATACCTCAGATTCACAACGTATTTTCGAAACCGCCATTTTCTCACAGATATCAATGTCCGCTTTGAGGGCGTTAGCAGACATTGAGGCTTAAACCTTTCATGCCCCCGTTATTTCTGATTAAACCTGTTGCTAAGTCGCAGGTATTCGTTATCGAAGAACGGACAATCATAAGGGTTTGTCTAGAAACCGTTACACCGGGGTGCTCCACATGCAACAGAGGCGGCTTAATAGCCGCCTCGTGAACCCGTTGAAATCCAGGCATTATGGAATTTGGTAGCGGAGGAGGGACTCGAACCCCCGACACGCGGATTATGATTCCGCTGCTCTAACCAGCTGAGCTACTCCGCCATTATGTCCTGCCGCCCTTATCGGGGGCGGCGGAGAGAGGGATATAGGGCGAAAGACAGAGGGGTGTCAAGCGGACTGACGGCCCCTAAGCAGCCGTCGCTTTTACAGGGTTCCCGTTTCCACCGGAATCAGCGGCTGGGCGGCGGGAGCCGGTTGCAGGGGCGGGCTGGCCGATGCCAGGGGTTCGATGGTCAAATCAACAGCCACAGGAACACTTGCCGGAACCGGGGCCGGAACAACAGCAACCGCCACCGGTTTATTGACCAGTTCAGGCTTGCCAAAGATCGAGCGCATCAGGCCATCCATGAAGGAAACGTCTGCGCTTTCAGGCGGGCTCGCAGCCAGTGTCGCTTGCGCCGCTTCAGCTTTGAGACCTGTGTCCTTCGCCGGTGCTGCCTGGGGAACGGGCTCCGGGTCCTTGACCCAGTAATCAATCATTTTGGGTGCCTTGGGCGCAGCGTAATCAGGCGCGTCCGGGGCGTCATAGGTTCTGGGCGCGGGGCCGTAGAAATTAACCAGGCGGCGGGAATCGCTGTACTTTGGTTCCTTGTAGCACTGCACTGAACCGATGGATTTATAGCAATAGACAGGCTCGAAATCCTCAACCTGTTGTTCATACTGGGTCATATTGCTGCAAGCTGCCAGCAAGGTTATGGCGAATAATGTGACGGCAAGCCCTGAAATTCGTTTCAGCATCTGTTCTCTCCCGATGTCCCGCGAGGGGCCCAATTGCGCCCTCACCTTAAAAAACAATGCAAATCGGGGGCCAGAATCAGAAAAAAGCCCATGCCCCGGCATTTGCGGGACAAGGACCTTTTTGAATCAAGGACTTAAAGATCAGCCGTTAACGTCGATAATGGTCCGTCCACGGACCTGACCCTGGAGAATTTTGCCGCCCAGGTCGATTGTATCGGCAAGTCCGACCCGGTTAATCATGGATTCCAACTTTTCTGTAGGGAGCTCCCTGGCCAGCCTTGCCCAGGCTGCCTGTCGCCGATCCAGCGAGCAGGTGTTGGAATCGATACCCAACAAATTAATGCCGCGCAGCAGGAACGGGATGACCGTCGCCGTAAACTTGATGCCACCGGCGTTGCCGACGGAGGCGCAACCGCCCCAGTAAGCCAGCCCGGTGAGAATATTGCCCAGTTGATCACCACCGACATTGTCGATAATGCCGGACCAGCGTTCCGTGGCCAGCGGGCCGCGTGGCGCTTCGGCCAGTTCGGCCCGATCAATGATGCTCGTGGCGCCCAGGGCGGTCAGGTAGTCATGGGTTTCGGCCCGGCCTGTCGAGGCCGCAACCCGGTAACCGAGCCCGGAAAGCACGGCGGTGGCGATGGAACCGACGCCGCCAGCCGCCCCGGTAATCAGCACATCGCCCTTGTTATCAGGGCTCAGGCCGTGTTCTTCCAGTGTCATGATTGCCAGCATCGCCGTCAGTCCCGCAGTGCCAATGGCCATGGCGTGTTCCAAAGACATGCCGTCCGGCAACGGCACCAGATGTTCCGCCATGACCCGCGTTTTCGTCGTAAGCCCACCCCAATGGAGTTCGCCAAAACGCCAACCGGTCATGATGACGTCATCTCCGGGTTTGAAATTGGCTG
Encoded here:
- a CDS encoding oxidoreductase, which gives rise to MTDDNQFTAILLEQDGGAVNASIQTLNDDQLPDGDVTLAVKYSTLNYKDGMILAGLGRIVRDYPHIPGIDCSGTVIASDSANFKPGDDVIMTGWRFGELHWGGLTTKTRVMAEHLVPLPDGMSLEHAMAIGTAGLTAMLAIMTLEEHGLSPDNKGDVLITGAAGGVGSIATAVLSGLGYRVAASTGRAETHDYLTALGATSIIDRAELAEAPRGPLATERWSGIIDNVGGDQLGNILTGLAYWGGCASVGNAGGIKFTATVIPFLLRGINLLGIDSNTCSLDRRQAAWARLARELPTEKLESMINRVGLADTIDLGGKILQGQVRGRTIIDVNG
- a CDS encoding DEAD/DEAH box helicase codes for the protein MHLRNWQQKIIDKFPSIISQYRRFILKAPTGAGKTVLASEIVERFYKDKKIVVLCHRLVLLEQLEKALSKKHTVRKLATSDTGHAFEGYDILLSTNMRAKEMLADAISKADLIIVDEAHRVSPNGTAYKRIIDNFNENGKAEAHFIGLTASPERITNDQRDQLNLAFDTIIDCANIEDLIEEGVLVHPVYRPHFVHDLDLDSIDISSGDFPVTKLAPAIIKSSMIDYATWSYNEERLKVSGKPISAWFCADISVAEVTLHKIQQFGIKATIITAGTSIKERMKLLARHERGDIEAMVSVGVLAEGWDNPYCNIIVHLRPTLSKVLWGQSVGRGLRSAPGKDKCIVIDVSSNWSTFGPVEKLEWSLWSTRRSHMKYMNRFNWIGRQQDGEEVSDTYLLCKNELANKTRCSHIYKKNAYEDDTCPVCGTYAATDIYKEQKLASSLNEGGLHRLFFERAPKVYGEMNLSIWESLGGTAWKSATDKEKIFLVFCMAFAEVSGDETKSESDYWDAALAAETHIRTYMVKNKFWIKKQEDFELSLIADGMLAGNQIRTVHAHYGISLCGIAFQTHTPAENERKYQKAIKIAERLAMLGCSSHDSLPYFNATDHLTA